The following coding sequences lie in one Apium graveolens cultivar Ventura chromosome 3, ASM990537v1, whole genome shotgun sequence genomic window:
- the LOC141714411 gene encoding uncharacterized protein LOC141714411 — MNEKDFFLDVEVVSKTSPPMSHLTVTFKENVLRDSLELGRIEFPHGSSLDYISRYSNHKLDMLKLGSWVDFKNGYRFRVPGADDLMWVMLEFVSGKSLKKLLESGFLKEMDKAIMMLIQKSVFGAVDKPRVGENPSSQSVSIEFLSDVTHILEEYKADEDSIPPSKLEEECETLRGKQKKMVIEQGVMRDRVTELSKANSSYRAEISELEVANRNLEKGMEEIGVKVKGLEKSLSDEQKGRRDLEAELSDFCEKYQALEKENTSLKLEMDKGVEDIAKALRDGYGRYYRRMQSAGLDVSEHCFENYLQDYAAANKEQEQVDDEPNDP; from the exons ATGAACGAGAAAGACTTTTTCTTGGATGTGGAGGTTGTATCGAAGACTTCTCCCCCTATGAGCCATCTTACCGTGACATTTAAGGAAAACGTTCTTCGGGATAGTTTAGAGTTAGGTCGGATTGAGTTTCCTCATGGTAGTAGCCTCGATTACATCAGTCGTTACTCTAATCACAAACTAGATATGTTAAAGTTAGGTTCTTGGGTAGATTTTAAGAATGGGTATAGGTTTAGGGTTCCGGGGGCCGATGACCTTATGTGGGTTATGCTAGAATTTG TTTCAGGAAAGTCGTTGAAGAAGTTATTGGAGAGTGGGTTTTTGAAGGAAATGGACAAAGCCATTATGATGCTTATACAGAAGTCGGTCTTTGGCGCTGTGGATAAGCCGAGGGTTGGAGAGAATCCATCATCGCAGTCGGTATCTATCGAG TTTTTGTCTGATGTTACACATATCCTGGAGGAATATAAGGCTGATGAAGATTCAATTCCACCCTCGAAGCTCGAGGAGGAGTGTGAGACCTTGAGAGGGAAACAGAAGAAGATGGTCATTGAGCAGGGAGTTATGAGGGATCGAGTCACAGAGTTGTCTAAAGCTAACTCTAGTTATCGTGCAGAG ATAAGTGAGCTTGAAGTTGCTAACAGAAATCTCGAGAAGGGAATGGAAGAGATTGGAGTGAAGGTGAAGGGGTTAGAGAAATCACTGTCTGACGAACAAAAGGGAAGAAGGGACTTGGAAGCTGAGCTATCAGACTTCTGTGAAAAGTATCAGGCTTTGGAGAAGGAGAACACCTCCCTAAAGTTAGAAATGGATAAGGGGGTCGAGGACATTGCTAAAGCTCTCAGGGATGGCTACGGTCGATATTACAGGAGGATGCAGTCCGCAGGTCTCGATGTGTCAGAGCATTGCTTTGAAAATTACCTTCAGGATTATGCTGCCGCTAACAAGGAGCAGGAACAAGTTGATGATGAGCCTAATGACCCTTGA